One Papaver somniferum cultivar HN1 chromosome 10, ASM357369v1, whole genome shotgun sequence genomic window carries:
- the LOC113315106 gene encoding uncharacterized protein LOC113315106 gives MRDFPSCFGENGVQVADSSSSSTSAKTAQNSVTCVYQSRLRGKSCLITVTWSKNLMGQGLSVGIDDSTSQCLCKVDIKPSLFSKKKGSKSLEADSSKVDIYWDLSSAKFGSGPEPLQGFFLAIVFDNDMILLLGDLRKEAYKKTNTSPVHSSAILVSKRENIFGKRGFGTKAQFCDNGPLHDVTIECDMVGTSDPSLVIRVDSKTAMQVKRLKWKFRGNYRITIDGLSVDVFWDVHNWLFSTTPGNAVFMFQSCLSAEKLWNSSYSSSNLNIFPWSDGSHIFKDSQPQGLGFSLILYAWKNE, from the coding sequence ATGAGGGATTTTCCTTCATGTTTTGGCGAAAATGGAGTACAAGTTgcagattcatcatcatctagTACTAGCGCTAAAACTGCACAAAATTCAGTGACATGTGTTTATCAAAGTAGATTAAGAGGGAAATCTTGTTTGATTACTGTAACATGGAGTAAGAACTTGATGGGTCAAGGTCTAAGTGTAGGGATTGATGATTCAACTAGTCAGTGTCTGTGTAAAGTTGATATTAAACCTTCTTTGTTCTCTAAGAAAAAAGGGTCTAAATCTTTAGAAGCAGATTCAAGTAAAGTTGATATCTATTGGGATCTCTCTTCAGCTAAGTTTGGATCTGGTCCAGAACCACTGCAAGGATTCTTCTTAGCTATTGTTTTTGATAATGATATGATTCTTTTACTTGGGGATTTGAGAAAAGAAGCATACAAGAAAACAAACACATCTCCTGTTCATTCAAGTGCAATTTTAGTTTCAAAGAGGGAGAATATTTTTGGTAAAAGGGGGTTTGGAACTAAGGCTCAGTTCTGTGATAATGGTCCACTCCATGATGTTACAATTGAGTGTGATATggtgggaactagtgatcctagCCTTGTTATCCGTGTAGACAGTAAAACCGCGATGCAAGTGAAGCGACTCAAATGGAAGTTTCGGGGAAATTATAGAATTACGATTGATGGGCTTTCAGTTGACGTGTTTTGGGATGTTCATAATTGGCTATTTAGTACAACACCAGGAAATGCAGTTTTTATGTTTCAGAGTTGCTTATCAGCCGAAAAGTTATGGAATTCTAGCTATAGCTCATCAAACCTAAATATATTTCCTTGGTCAGATGGCTCACATATATTCAAAGATTCTCAACCTCAAGGTCTTGGTTTCTCACTGATTTTGTATGCTTGGAAGAATGAGTAA